One genomic segment of Paenibacillus xylanexedens includes these proteins:
- a CDS encoding DapH/DapD/GlmU-related protein: protein MVIEDGAWIGSGAIILPGVTIGKGSVIGAGSVVTKNIPANVIAVGNPCRVLREITEQDRELYYKDMRFDQVEW from the coding sequence GTGGTCATTGAAGATGGAGCTTGGATCGGGAGCGGAGCGATTATTCTACCAGGAGTCACGATTGGCAAAGGAAGTGTCATTGGTGCAGGGAGTGTCGTAACCAAAAATATCCCTGCAAACGTAATCGCTGTCGGAAATCCATGCAGAGTTCTTCGTGAGATTACCGAACAGGATCGAGAGCTTTACTATAAAGATATGCGTTTTGATCAGGTTGAATGGTAA
- a CDS encoding glycine betaine uptake BCCT transporter — protein MVFTITIIIVALFAIWGAVAPDQLADVANVAYNFSIQNFGWFYLLATLFFLIFAFYLAFSRFGGIRLGDDDDEPEYSTVSWLSMLFSAGMGIGLVFWGVAEPLSHYLSAPEGAVPETTQAAILSMRYSFFHWGLHPWAIYTVIGLALAYFQFRKGYKGLISSTFIPLIGERLAAGWLGKVIDILAVISTIFGVATSLGLGALQIGGGLNHLFGIPNSTLSQVVIIIVVTVLFLISATSGLDKGIKILSNVNLVIAVLLMLFVLVTGPTSFIFDTFTTTLGSYMQNIINMSLRLTPFSRETWIGAWTLFYWAWWISWAPFVGTFIARVSRGRTIKEFVIYVMVIPSLFGFIWFSVFGGTGLHMELFNTAHLAEAVMEDTTTALFLMLEQLPLGTIVAFIATILIMIFFITSADSATFVLGMLTSDGKLDPSTRVKLTWGIMQSSIAVVLLISGGLTGLQTASIVTALPFAIVLIGMCFSLLKALKAEDKERRQKEKRQRQKLKRLLEEQEISLNKISGR, from the coding sequence ATGGTATTTACAATCACAATTATCATCGTTGCACTGTTTGCAATATGGGGAGCCGTCGCTCCTGATCAGCTGGCGGATGTGGCTAATGTTGCCTACAACTTCTCTATTCAGAATTTTGGCTGGTTTTATTTGCTAGCGACACTGTTCTTCCTGATCTTTGCTTTCTATCTGGCGTTCAGCCGATTTGGCGGTATTAGGCTTGGGGATGACGATGATGAGCCGGAGTATTCTACGGTTTCCTGGCTGTCCATGCTGTTTAGCGCGGGTATGGGCATTGGGCTGGTGTTCTGGGGAGTTGCTGAACCGCTGTCCCACTATTTATCTGCACCTGAGGGGGCGGTACCCGAAACAACGCAAGCAGCCATACTTTCAATGCGTTATTCCTTTTTCCACTGGGGGCTGCATCCTTGGGCTATCTATACCGTTATTGGCTTAGCGCTTGCTTACTTCCAGTTCCGGAAAGGATACAAAGGGCTGATCAGTTCCACCTTTATTCCTCTGATCGGTGAGCGTCTTGCTGCAGGATGGCTTGGTAAGGTCATTGATATTCTGGCGGTCATTTCCACCATCTTTGGTGTTGCGACCTCGCTTGGATTGGGTGCACTTCAGATCGGCGGAGGTCTGAATCACTTATTCGGTATTCCTAACTCGACTCTGTCTCAGGTTGTCATTATCATAGTTGTAACCGTACTGTTCTTAATCTCGGCAACCTCCGGTCTGGATAAAGGTATTAAGATTCTGAGCAACGTCAACCTCGTTATAGCTGTGCTATTGATGTTGTTTGTATTGGTGACTGGACCGACTTCTTTTATATTTGACACATTCACAACAACCTTGGGCAGTTACATGCAGAATATTATTAACATGAGTTTGAGACTGACGCCGTTCTCAAGAGAAACCTGGATTGGAGCATGGACGTTATTTTACTGGGCATGGTGGATCTCATGGGCTCCTTTTGTCGGCACTTTTATCGCAAGGGTATCCAGAGGAAGAACCATAAAGGAATTTGTAATTTACGTCATGGTTATTCCAAGTCTTTTCGGATTTATCTGGTTCTCCGTCTTTGGTGGAACAGGACTTCACATGGAATTGTTCAATACCGCTCATCTGGCGGAGGCTGTCATGGAAGATACGACAACCGCTTTATTCCTTATGCTGGAGCAGCTGCCTTTGGGCACGATCGTGGCATTCATCGCCACAATCCTGATCATGATCTTCTTTATTACGTCGGCTGATTCAGCTACCTTTGTACTGGGCATGCTCACTTCAGATGGCAAGTTGGACCCAAGTACAAGAGTGAAATTAACCTGGGGAATCATGCAGTCCTCCATCGCGGTAGTACTGCTAATCAGCGGGGGGTTAACTGGCCTCCAGACGGCATCCATTGTAACCGCATTGCCGTTCGCTATTGTCCTTATCGGTATGTGTTTCTCCCTGCTCAAGGCTCTAAAGGCTGAGGACAAAGAGCGCCGTCAGAAGGAAAAACGGCAGCGCCAAAAGCTGAAACGACTGCTGGAGGAACAAGAAATTTCGCTGAATAAAATTTCCGGCAGGTAA
- a CDS encoding MarR family winged helix-turn-helix transcriptional regulator — translation MNCSLEQETLLILLKNISNQLKPKFERCTGISSSRYVLLYHLYLHEEVTQSHLQKAIHIDSAAVTRHLKQLEADGLVSRRRNPDDHRETFVRLTEQGLTHIANFKQDRNQFLHQMILDFSEEEVAMMTDMLTRMQFNLKDL, via the coding sequence ATGAATTGTTCGCTGGAACAAGAAACCTTATTAATATTACTTAAAAATATAAGCAATCAGTTGAAACCTAAATTTGAACGTTGTACGGGGATCAGTTCCTCACGATACGTTCTGCTGTATCATCTCTATCTTCATGAAGAAGTTACACAAAGCCATTTGCAGAAGGCCATTCATATTGACAGTGCTGCTGTTACACGCCATTTGAAGCAACTGGAAGCAGACGGTTTGGTGTCACGAAGAAGAAACCCCGACGATCATCGGGAAACCTTCGTCCGGTTAACAGAACAAGGGCTAACGCATATCGCCAATTTCAAACAGGATCGAAACCAGTTTCTTCATCAGATGATACTGGATTTCAGTGAAGAAGAAGTTGCAATGATGACCGACATGCTTACACGCATGCAATTTAATCTGAAGGATCTGTAA
- a CDS encoding nitroreductase family protein, which translates to MKPYQQTNDFNEIIYGRRSIKTYDSSVKISREEMTQIINEASTAPSSINMQPWRFLVVDTPEGKEKLVPRSRFNKEKVAQASAVIAVFADKNNFDYAENIYGKAVEHGLMPQDVKDFQLKAFKPIYNNMSDAEMNDVIMLDAGLVSMQLMLVARAHGYDTNPVGGYEKDQIAEVFGLDKERYVPVMLLTIGKAASEGYTSYRMPAEETTFWA; encoded by the coding sequence ATGAAACCATACCAACAAACAAACGATTTTAACGAAATTATTTATGGACGCCGCTCCATTAAGACATACGATTCATCCGTAAAAATCAGCAGGGAAGAAATGACTCAAATCATCAATGAAGCTAGCACTGCCCCTTCCTCCATCAACATGCAGCCTTGGCGCTTCCTTGTGGTGGATACTCCAGAGGGAAAAGAAAAACTCGTCCCACGGTCCCGCTTTAACAAAGAAAAAGTCGCTCAAGCTTCTGCTGTCATTGCCGTGTTTGCGGACAAAAATAACTTCGATTACGCAGAAAACATCTATGGAAAAGCTGTTGAGCATGGCTTAATGCCACAAGATGTTAAGGACTTTCAGTTGAAGGCATTCAAACCGATCTATAACAACATGTCCGATGCTGAAATGAACGATGTCATTATGCTTGACGCCGGTCTCGTTTCCATGCAATTGATGCTGGTTGCCCGTGCACATGGGTATGACACCAATCCAGTCGGCGGTTATGAAAAAGATCAAATTGCCGAAGTGTTTGGTTTGGATAAAGAACGCTATGTACCAGTCATGCTACTGACAATTGGAAAAGCTGCAAGCGAGGGATACACCTCCTACCGTATGCCAGCCGAAGAGACTACGTTTTGGGCATGA
- a CDS encoding NADP-dependent oxidoreductase produces MKAVVINQYGSKEELVEQEVNKPRAEANQVVVKLEATSINPIDWKLREGYLKEMYDWEFPIILGWDVAGVITEIGSNVTKWKVGDRVFSRPDTTRFGSYAEYTAVDEHLLAKLPDSISYEEAAAVPLAGLTAWQVLFTHGDLKEGETVLIHAGAGGVGMYAIQLAKLAGAHVITTASKKNHELLYSLGADQVIDYKKENFEEILKDIDLVFDTMGGEVAENSYKVLKPNTGRLITIVGEPNHDTAKSHNVLAKGIWLQPDGDQLQRMADLMEEKKIKSIVGATFPFSRQGIYDAHALSETHHAVGKIVITF; encoded by the coding sequence ATGAAAGCAGTTGTGATTAATCAATATGGAAGTAAAGAAGAGTTAGTTGAGCAGGAAGTGAATAAACCGAGGGCAGAAGCCAATCAAGTGGTTGTAAAATTAGAGGCTACATCCATTAATCCAATCGATTGGAAATTAAGAGAGGGTTACTTAAAAGAAATGTATGATTGGGAATTCCCTATTATCTTAGGGTGGGATGTAGCCGGGGTCATAACTGAAATTGGTTCAAACGTTACCAAATGGAAAGTTGGGGATCGAGTATTCAGTCGTCCTGATACAACACGTTTCGGTTCGTATGCTGAATATACAGCAGTTGATGAGCACCTTCTGGCAAAACTACCTGATTCAATCTCATATGAGGAGGCTGCGGCTGTACCTTTGGCTGGTTTAACAGCATGGCAGGTACTGTTTACTCATGGCGATCTAAAAGAAGGTGAAACTGTACTTATTCACGCTGGAGCTGGTGGTGTAGGTATGTACGCCATTCAATTAGCAAAGCTTGCCGGCGCTCATGTTATTACAACAGCAAGTAAAAAAAATCATGAACTTCTTTATTCGTTAGGTGCTGATCAGGTCATTGATTACAAAAAGGAAAACTTTGAGGAGATTCTAAAAGATATAGATTTAGTGTTTGACACGATGGGTGGAGAAGTAGCTGAGAATAGCTATAAGGTGCTTAAGCCAAATACCGGAAGACTAATTACCATTGTTGGTGAACCCAATCATGATACTGCTAAGTCTCACAATGTATTAGCAAAGGGGATTTGGCTGCAGCCAGATGGTGATCAATTGCAGAGAATGGCAGATCTGATGGAAGAGAAAAAGATAAAGTCGATTGTAGGGGCAACATTCCCGTTTAGTAGACAGGGGATTTATGATGCACATGCTTTGAGTGAAACTCACCACGCTGTAGGTAAGATTGTCATTACATTTTAA
- a CDS encoding beta strand repeat-containing protein gives MAILSTGPIENNPVSGLRPTQQLTINIDNRNTVTNAIVLIQGYYLNGTRTEYILELISVNPNQAIKKDYFANLDVFEFVFTTSGLAEQQVEISVWGKNSTGQLVTPHRIVSSELLEDNGATGITGSTGATGVTGATGTTGSTGETGATGVTGATGITGTTGETGATGVTGATGTTGTTGATGVTGATGTTGTTGETGATGVTGATGITGPAGGATGETGTTGVTGATGITGTTGETGATGVTGATGITSATGETGATGVTGATGITGATGETGATGVTGATGITGATGETGATGVTGATGITGATGETGATGVTGATGITGATGETGATGVTGATGITGTTGETGATGVTGATGITGTTGETGATGLTGATGITGTTGETGATGITGATGNTGATGETGATGITGATGNTGATGETGATGITGATGNTGATGETGATGVTGTTGITGATGISGATGETGATGITGATGVTGATGVTGATGVTGATGVTGATGATGITGTTGATGETGATGVTGATGITGATGITGATGETGATGVTGATGITGATGVTGATGVTGATGATGVTGATGVTGATGVTGATGVTGATGVTGATGVTGATGVTGATGVTGATGVTGATGVTGATGLTGATGLTGATGLTGATGLTGATGLTGATGLTGATGITGATGETGATGVTGATGITGTTGATGVTGATGSTGATGANATIQNGLFNVSVASVVNGTAISYTTVFINGTNILHPTSTTFVLATGHIYLVSYTFRATSSVVGNVTVTPRTNLVFQSRFSGRAVTGTLDANVSVSGTFLADATSTALTIDFLYNGSATATLTDGSVSIIQVQ, from the coding sequence TTGGCCATTTTATCAACTGGACCGATCGAGAATAATCCCGTTAGTGGCTTGAGACCAACACAACAGTTGACCATTAATATTGATAATAGAAATACGGTTACGAATGCAATTGTTTTAATTCAGGGTTATTACCTAAACGGGACTAGAACGGAATATATACTCGAATTAATTAGCGTAAATCCAAATCAAGCCATAAAAAAAGATTATTTTGCAAACCTAGACGTATTTGAATTTGTCTTTACAACAAGCGGTTTAGCAGAACAACAAGTAGAAATTTCAGTTTGGGGAAAAAACTCCACGGGACAGCTCGTAACGCCTCACCGTATTGTATCTTCAGAATTGTTAGAAGACAATGGAGCCACGGGAATCACAGGCTCAACCGGCGCAACGGGCGTAACTGGAGCCACGGGTACCACAGGCTCAACCGGTGAAACAGGTGCAACGGGCGTAACAGGTGCAACGGGAATCACAGGCACAACTGGTGAGACAGGAGCCACGGGCGTAACTGGAGCTACGGGTACCACAGGTACAACCGGTGCAACGGGCGTAACTGGAGCTACGGGTACCACAGGCACAACCGGTGAAACCGGAGCCACGGGCGTAACCGGAGCCACAGGGATTACTGGCCCCGCTGGAGGAGCCACGGGTGAAACAGGCACAACGGGCGTAACTGGGGCCACGGGCATAACAGGTACAACCGGAGAGACAGGTGCAACCGGCGTAACGGGAGCTACGGGCATCACAAGTGCAACCGGTGAAACCGGAGCCACGGGCGTAACCGGAGCTACGGGCATCACAGGTGCAACCGGTGAAACCGGAGCCACGGGCGTAACCGGAGCTACGGGCATCACAGGTGCAACCGGTGAAACCGGAGCCACGGGCGTAACCGGAGCTACGGGCATCACAGGTGCAACCGGTGAAACCGGAGCCACGGGCGTAACCGGAGCTACGGGCATCACAGGTGCAACCGGTGAAACCGGAGCCACGGGCGTAACCGGAGCTACGGGCATCACAGGTACAACCGGAGAGACAGGCGCCACGGGCGTAACCGGAGCTACGGGCATCACAGGTACAACCGGAGAGACAGGTGCCACGGGCTTAACTGGGGCTACAGGCATCACAGGTACAACCGGAGAGACAGGCGCCACGGGCATAACTGGTGCCACAGGGAACACAGGTGCAACCGGAGAGACAGGCGCCACGGGCATAACTGGTGCCACAGGGAACACAGGTGCAACCGGAGAGACAGGCGCCACGGGCATAACTGGTGCCACAGGGAACACAGGTGCAACCGGTGAAACAGGTGCAACGGGCGTAACTGGAACTACGGGCATCACAGGAGCCACAGGCATCTCAGGCGCAACCGGAGAGACAGGGGCCACGGGCATCACAGGTGCAACAGGCGTAACAGGTGCAACAGGCGTAACAGGTGCAACAGGCGTAACAGGTGCAACGGGCGTAACAGGTGCAACGGGGGCCACGGGCATCACAGGCACAACAGGAGCAACCGGCGAGACAGGGGCTACGGGCGTAACAGGTGCAACAGGCATCACAGGTGCAACAGGTATCACAGGTGCAACCGGAGAGACAGGTGCAACGGGTGTAACGGGGGCCACGGGCATCACAGGTGCAACAGGCGTAACAGGTGCAACAGGCGTAACAGGTGCAACAGGTGCAACAGGCGTAACAGGTGCAACGGGCGTAACAGGTGCAACGGGCGTAACAGGTGCAACGGGCGTAACAGGTGCAACGGGCGTAACAGGTGCAACGGGTGTAACAGGTGCAACGGGCGTAACAGGTGCAACGGGCGTAACAGGTGCAACGGGCGTAACAGGTGCAACGGGCGTAACAGGTGCAACGGGCTTAACAGGTGCAACGGGCTTAACAGGTGCAACGGGCTTAACAGGTGCAACGGGCTTAACAGGTGCAACGGGCTTAACAGGTGCAACGGGCTTAACTGGGGCAACAGGCATCACAGGTGCAACCGGAGAAACAGGTGCAACGGGCGTAACGGGGGCCACGGGCATCACAGGCACAACAGGAGCAACCGGCGTAACTGGAGCCACAGGGAGCACAGGTGCAACCGGGGCAAATGCCACAATACAAAATGGACTATTTAATGTAAGCGTAGCGTCTGTTGTAAATGGGACAGCTATTTCGTATACGACCGTATTTATTAATGGCACTAACATATTGCATCCTACAAGTACAACCTTTGTACTGGCAACAGGCCACATTTATTTGGTTTCGTATACGTTTAGAGCAACGAGTTCTGTAGTTGGGAACGTTACGGTCACACCAAGAACTAACCTCGTATTTCAAAGTCGGTTTTCAGGGAGAGCAGTTACAGGAACTTTAGATGCGAATGTAAGTGTATCGGGTACGTTTTTAGCTGATGCTACTTCAACTGCACTTACTATCGATTTTCTTTATAATGGATCGGCAACAGCTACACTTACAGATGGTTCTGTTTCGATTATTCAGGTTCAGTAA
- a CDS encoding GlsB/YeaQ/YmgE family stress response membrane protein encodes MDLLWVLIVGGLIGWLSGNLIGRDVPGGVLGNIIAGFIGSWLGTELLGPRGPVIGGFHIIPAIVGSIIALLIFFALARGGAFRRR; translated from the coding sequence ATGGATCTGCTCTGGGTACTCATTGTTGGTGGACTTATTGGCTGGTTAAGCGGCAACTTGATTGGGCGGGACGTACCGGGCGGTGTACTTGGGAACATTATTGCGGGTTTTATCGGCTCCTGGTTAGGAACGGAATTGCTGGGACCAAGGGGGCCGGTGATTGGCGGATTTCATATTATTCCCGCCATCGTTGGCTCGATTATTGCCCTGCTCATCTTCTTCGCTCTGGCACGCGGCGGAGCCTTCCGAAGACGTTAA
- a CDS encoding response regulator transcription factor, producing MKKILVIDDEIAIRDLIELVLRRENYVVQTAENGKIALQLLDTFRPDLVVLDLMLPDCSGYDLCKEITGKRAVPVIMLSAKNEVIDKVLGLELGAEDYMTKPFDNRELLARIKVILRRNESKEESSEGTEVKSTRIIHEELTFDLESRRVLKNGVPVSLTAKEFKILETLLKRPDKVFTRDELLQIGWGYDFMGDSRSVDMTIMRLRKKLEDNADEPKYVRTIYGFGYQLGGGEA from the coding sequence TTGAAGAAAATACTTGTCATTGACGATGAAATCGCAATCAGAGATTTAATTGAGCTTGTACTGAGAAGAGAAAACTACGTCGTTCAAACGGCTGAGAACGGTAAAATAGCCCTGCAGCTGCTGGATACTTTTAGGCCGGACCTGGTGGTGCTTGATTTGATGTTGCCTGACTGCTCCGGATATGACCTGTGCAAGGAAATCACCGGGAAACGTGCCGTTCCTGTGATCATGCTCTCTGCCAAAAATGAGGTGATCGACAAGGTGTTGGGACTAGAGCTAGGGGCGGAAGATTACATGACCAAACCCTTTGACAATCGTGAATTGCTCGCTCGGATCAAGGTCATTCTGAGAAGAAACGAGAGCAAAGAGGAATCAAGTGAAGGAACAGAAGTGAAATCTACACGCATCATTCATGAAGAACTGACATTTGATCTGGAAAGCCGCAGGGTGCTGAAAAACGGTGTACCCGTGTCTTTAACGGCCAAAGAGTTTAAAATTCTGGAAACGTTACTCAAAAGGCCAGACAAAGTCTTTACCCGGGATGAGCTGCTGCAGATCGGATGGGGATATGACTTTATGGGAGACAGTCGAAGTGTAGATATGACCATCATGCGGTTAAGGAAGAAGCTGGAGGATAACGCGGACGAACCGAAATATGTCAGAACGATCTATGGATTTGGCTATCAACTTGGAGGTGGCGAGGCCTGA
- a CDS encoding sensor histidine kinase — protein MNKAIDYYSFITIEKQMMEKADLSELSFREVLSQHRSSSGEPQTKEIVRLALEKLKASGKEVRIYDSSKQLLGLAVDGIIINDGKPLIFEKNIEKALSGSYAYTVTENHLLYFATPIQDQFYENAYVYEFVEDISYFYAIMDQIRYILFVGAGGFIALITLSSLWIARNTTKPIKLLLSAAQSFSRQEFRRVHLNRKDELGMLADGLDSMGRQLHDYIQYQRQFVSNVSHELKTPLAAIRGFSQYLVEGETENKELQKIYAHLLQESDRLTRLINELLLLSRFDKAGSNELEVEKTEMNKLIQEVAMNMGAKAKDKAIEIRVSQTEEEPDDEGTTRVYANVNPMLMSHAIANLVDNAIKYSGSPSLIQLKLEHTPSEVVIRIRDQGIGIAGDELERVQERFYRAKNASTANGSGLGLSICKEIVERFNGYIDMESQIGEGTTVTIVLPRA, from the coding sequence GTGAATAAAGCCATCGATTACTACAGCTTCATTACCATTGAGAAACAGATGATGGAGAAAGCGGATCTGTCCGAGTTGTCCTTCCGTGAGGTGTTATCACAGCATAGGTCATCCTCAGGAGAGCCCCAGACCAAGGAAATTGTCAGACTTGCTCTAGAGAAGCTGAAAGCTTCAGGCAAGGAAGTACGTATCTATGACAGCTCCAAGCAGTTGCTGGGCCTGGCTGTGGATGGCATCATCATTAATGATGGCAAACCGCTTATTTTTGAAAAGAATATTGAGAAAGCACTGAGCGGCAGTTATGCCTACACCGTCACGGAAAATCATCTGCTTTATTTTGCTACGCCCATTCAGGATCAATTCTACGAAAACGCTTATGTGTATGAGTTCGTGGAGGACATTTCCTACTTTTATGCGATTATGGATCAAATCCGTTATATCCTGTTTGTCGGTGCAGGCGGATTTATTGCGCTGATTACGTTATCCAGCCTGTGGATTGCCCGCAACACAACCAAGCCGATTAAACTGTTGCTTAGCGCCGCGCAAAGTTTCTCTAGGCAGGAGTTTCGGAGAGTTCATCTAAACCGGAAGGATGAGCTGGGCATGCTGGCAGATGGGCTGGATTCCATGGGGCGGCAGCTTCATGATTACATTCAGTACCAGAGGCAATTCGTCTCCAACGTATCTCACGAGTTAAAAACACCCTTGGCAGCCATTCGTGGTTTCTCTCAATACTTGGTTGAAGGGGAGACTGAGAACAAGGAGCTGCAAAAAATCTATGCTCATCTGCTGCAGGAATCGGATCGGCTGACACGCTTGATTAATGAACTGTTGTTGCTATCCCGATTCGACAAGGCTGGTTCTAACGAACTGGAAGTCGAAAAGACGGAAATGAACAAACTGATTCAGGAAGTCGCAATGAATATGGGAGCCAAGGCTAAGGATAAAGCGATCGAGATCAGAGTTAGTCAGACGGAGGAAGAACCGGATGATGAGGGTACGACAAGAGTTTACGCCAACGTAAATCCAATGCTGATGTCCCATGCGATCGCCAACCTTGTGGACAATGCCATCAAATATTCAGGCAGTCCATCGCTAATCCAATTGAAGTTGGAACATACGCCAAGCGAGGTAGTTATACGGATACGTGATCAAGGAATTGGTATCGCGGGCGATGAGCTGGAGAGAGTACAGGAACGTTTTTACCGGGCGAAAAATGCAAGCACAGCGAACGGTTCAGGTCTTGGACTTTCCATTTGCAAGGAGATTGTAGAGCGGTTTAATGGATATATCGACATGGAAAGTCAAATCGGGGAAGGTACGACCGTTACGATTGTTTTGCCTCGTGCGTAG
- a CDS encoding DUF5808 domain-containing protein, translating into MSLFPVEKRFGVGWGLNFGHPVCWLIFLGIIVLLVVV; encoded by the coding sequence ATTTCGCTATTCCCCGTTGAGAAAAGATTCGGAGTCGGCTGGGGATTAAATTTCGGTCACCCAGTATGCTGGCTGATTTTTCTCGGAATTATCGTACTGTTAGTTGTGGTGTAA
- a CDS encoding DUF1648 domain-containing protein — translation MTIMPVIVMILVCVPTIVLMISMPYLTRETISFGVTVSAVQFHSEPLRQMRKSYARISATLHTILFIVCIICLIYGDEHSKQQSWIIVTYSLAMVVISLVINISYHFKMKSLLPMLPIALELSIMAVDTGFRKRNISLSSKWFLIHVFIIVVGTVTVLLNYELIPDQIPIHYNSSWNVDGYAAKSYSSVFMPTIMQVFLILVFIFENRSIRRVKQQVQPTDPNRSIRQDVTFRRTWSGFMITASFLIVILLSVVQLNMISLLNINFAIPR, via the coding sequence ATGACGATAATGCCTGTTATAGTAATGATCCTTGTATGTGTACCTACCATTGTACTCATGATAAGCATGCCTTATTTAACAAGAGAGACGATTAGTTTTGGGGTCACCGTCAGCGCTGTACAATTTCACAGCGAACCTCTTCGCCAGATGCGGAAGTCATATGCTAGGATTAGTGCTACCTTGCATACCATCCTATTCATTGTTTGTATCATCTGCCTAATATACGGTGATGAACATTCCAAGCAACAAAGTTGGATCATTGTCACTTATTCACTCGCCATGGTCGTAATCTCCCTAGTCATAAACATTAGCTATCATTTCAAAATGAAAAGTTTACTGCCTATGCTGCCTATTGCTCTGGAACTATCGATCATGGCAGTGGACACTGGTTTTCGGAAAAGAAACATTAGCTTGTCTAGTAAGTGGTTCCTCATCCATGTTTTCATTATTGTTGTTGGTACTGTAACTGTGCTACTCAACTACGAACTAATTCCTGACCAGATTCCGATCCATTACAACAGCAGTTGGAACGTAGACGGCTATGCAGCTAAATCTTATAGTTCTGTGTTTATGCCTACGATAATGCAAGTGTTCTTAATACTTGTGTTCATATTTGAGAATCGGAGTATTCGCAGAGTGAAGCAGCAGGTTCAACCCACTGATCCGAACCGTTCCATCAGACAAGACGTAACTTTCCGCCGTACTTGGTCAGGTTTTATGATTACAGCAAGCTTCTTAATAGTTATCCTGTTGTCCGTCGTGCAACTAAATATGATATCTCTGCTTAACATCAATTTCGCTATTCCCCGTTGA
- a CDS encoding phosphotransferase enzyme family protein, producing MLSEEDYAKVAKEALHQYPIYWEKLVYLGKSDNVTFQVQTNEDHQKFLIKIHISTISIQSKGNIASELIWLEALVKDTNLVVPVPVKNLQGDLVTEISTDLSENTIMVTIHHWIHGSVLQREPTSNETENLALLIAALHKHSMQWNAPEGFNRPIYNSDHLYSSLNQLKRLVNLELISSEVFVHVEESAHKIANVIQNYKRLPSNWGVIHSDLHESNYVFYEDTPRPIDFSNCGYGFYLFDMAETFLHLSSDNRKVFISSYSKVNRLEENYVELLEAFFIWSIIRTFAFHSLNPNEQQSLATNFPSVIQNYFKKYLKGEKFLLN from the coding sequence ATGCTTTCTGAAGAAGATTATGCGAAGGTGGCGAAAGAAGCTTTACATCAATACCCAATCTATTGGGAAAAACTTGTGTATCTCGGAAAGAGTGATAATGTTACATTTCAAGTTCAGACCAACGAAGATCATCAAAAGTTTCTTATCAAAATCCATATCTCAACGATTTCCATTCAATCAAAAGGGAATATCGCATCAGAGCTTATTTGGCTTGAAGCTTTGGTTAAAGATACAAATCTCGTCGTACCTGTACCTGTTAAAAATCTTCAAGGTGATCTGGTAACAGAAATCTCAACTGATCTTAGCGAAAATACAATCATGGTGACTATTCATCATTGGATTCATGGAAGCGTACTTCAAAGAGAGCCAACAAGTAATGAAACTGAAAATTTAGCTCTCTTAATAGCGGCTCTACATAAACATTCTATGCAGTGGAATGCACCTGAAGGCTTTAATAGACCAATATACAATTCTGATCATTTATATTCATCACTTAATCAATTAAAACGGTTAGTAAATTTAGAGCTTATCTCAAGCGAAGTGTTTGTTCATGTGGAAGAGTCAGCACATAAAATAGCAAATGTGATACAAAATTATAAACGTTTGCCAAGTAACTGGGGAGTTATTCATTCTGACCTTCATGAGAGTAACTATGTATTTTATGAGGATACTCCTCGACCTATAGATTTTTCGAATTGTGGCTATGGCTTTTATTTATTTGATATGGCTGAAACATTTTTGCATCTTTCATCAGATAATAGGAAAGTATTTATTTCATCGTATAGCAAAGTAAATCGACTGGAAGAGAATTATGTCGAGTTATTAGAGGCATTTTTTATTTGGTCAATCATTAGGACTTTCGCATTCCATTCTCTAAATCCAAATGAACAACAATCCTTAGCGACAAATTTTCCATCAGTTATTCAAAACTATTTTAAGAAATATCTTAAAGGAGAGAAATTTTTGTTGAACTAA